TTCCCCCATTCCATCCCCTTTTTATCTCCACAGTGGGGGCCCCGGGAGGAACCAAACCTGGGTGGGAGGGCAGGGACCCAAGGCCCCGTGGCCCAGGGAAGGGGGCTGGGAGTGCGCCCAGCCCCTCAGCCCTGGCCTGTAGTGTGGGCGTGGGCAGGGCCCCTCCCGGCCTGGGCCCAGCAGGGGTGGGGCCGTTAGTTCCAGATCTTGAGGAAGGAGTCCCAGGAGCCAGTGGCCACAGCCATGCCATCGTCGGTGACCCCAAGGCAGCTCACACGGTTGTCGTGGCCAGCGAGGACCCCTGTGAGGAAGGGAGAAGTCAGAACCCATTTGGCCTAGGCTCCAGGTCCCCACCCGCCCAGCCTGGGCCCCCAGCTCTCACCTGCACGGTCGCCCTTCATGGCATCCCAGATGTTGCAGTTGAAGTCGTCGTAGCCAGCGAGCAGCAGCCGGCCGCTGCGCGAGAAGGCAACAGAGGTGATGCCACAGATGATGTTGTCATGGGAGTACATGAGGAGCTCCTGATCGGCCCGCAGGTCGAAGAGGCGGCACGTGGCGTCATCAGAGCCGGTGGTGAAGGCATAGCCGTTGGGGAAGAACTGCAGGACATGGGACCGGGATGGGGTGAGGGCgaggggcagggccaggagcCTGGTGGAGAGGGCCTGGCCCAACTCGCCCCAGAACTCACAGCCACCGCATTGATGTCGGATTCGTGGCCGATGAAGGTCTGTCGGCACATGGAATCCCGTACGTCCCACAGCTTGATAGAGGCATCACAGGCGCCTGACACAAACGTGCGGCCATCGGGAGCCAGGGACAGGGACATCACATCCCCACTGTGTCCAGCAAAACCCACTGTCTGCTGGCCTGTCTCAATGTCCCACAGGGCACTGGAGAGGtgacaggaagaaggaaaagataagAGACGGGGCAAAGAACAGAGTCCCTGCCCTCCCCGCCCCACCACGTGAGCCCAACCCTGTGAAAGGGTTCAGGGAGGTTCTTGTCAGAGCCTTAGGTGGGGAGGGGATGCATCCCTCCCTGACCCCCTTAGTGCCCACCAGGAGAGAGAGACTACAGTGCACGCTGCGTGCTGAGCACTGGGACATGGCCCCTGAGGCAGGAAGTAGGAGTTCGCCCAGACTGTTCAGCCCTGGCAGAGCCTCACCAGGTGGTATCCCCAGAGCTGGTGATGATTTGGTTGTCATCCAGGAAGCGGCAGCACGACAGGTACCCTGGGGAAGGAGCTGGTCAGCCAGGTCTCCACACGGAGGGCAGTGCACCTCCCGACCCCAAAAAGGGTGCTAGCCGGGCCAGGCCCCTCACCAGTGTGGCCAGGCAGCTCCCGGCTGACCCTGACGTTGCCCTCGCGGGTCTTGAGGCTGTAGATGGAGCAGATGTTGTCCAGCCCCCCACAGGCCACAAAGTTCCCTGAGGGCGCATAGGCACAGGTCATGACCCAGGAGGAGCGCAGCGGGATGGCGTGAACCTGTGGAGCAGAGACAGCGCCAGGGTCAGAGCCAGTCAGGGCCCTGTgaccctgccccaccccccagcccGCACCACCCTACCTTGTTGGTGGTGTAGCTGTCCCAGATGATGAGCTTCCCATCCTGGGAGGCGCTGACCAGCAGCCTGGTGGGGAATGGTGCAGGGAGAGCAGAAGGATGCCATGAAAGCAAGACACACCCCCTTCCCATTGGGTAGGAGAAGGTAgggtctctgttgtccaggctggagtgcagtggcaccatcacagctcactgcagcctggaattcctaggctcaagtgatcctcccatctcagcttcccccacatagctgggactacaaggcgagcaccaccacacccggctcatttttcaatttttagtagagacagggtctcactatgttgcccaggctggtctcaaaactcctgagctcaagtgatcctgccctggcctccccacatgctgggattacaggtatgagccacctgaGAGACAGTCTCCAGCTGCAGCCCACAAGTTCTCACCAGCATGGTCCTGCCTGTCCAGGTCTGGCGGGCATGTCTGGGAGTCACCTTATTTCCAGACATACTCTGGGTATTCTGGTGGCCTACTCACCCCACCAGATCGGAGGCTACTCCCACAGCCTGCTAGAAAGTCAGCCCACAGCGccagcccacacacacacacaccttgagTCGGTCCCCCAGTGCATGGCATAGATCTTTGCCAGGTGCCCACGGAGGGTCCTCCGGGTCCTCATCTGGATTCTCCCCACTGGGTCCAGCCCAGCTGTGATCTGGAGGTAGAGACAGAATGGGCTCAGGGAGGCCCAGGTAGCAGGACTGCAGTGAGCAGCGGCCTCCGATCCTTGCCCTCCAACCCCAGTCACCTCCTAACCACCAAGTGCCCTCACCTGGGTCAGTGTTGAGTCCCCACATGCTTTTCGGGCATCCTATAGGGAATGGCAGAGCCAAAGAGATGCAAGAGACGGTAGGATGGGTAGGAGAGGGCGAGAAGACAGGAGTGGACAAAATCAGATTCTGAGCCACTAAGgagccctccctcccccttcccccaccaacaCCCTCACCCAGCCCGGTCCAGGGCACCGGGAGGTGTACACACCTCCCGGCCCATACCGCACCAGGCCCTCACCCGGATCTGGTTCCGGAGCTGCTCGGCCTCCTGTCTCAGTTGCTCCAGCTCACTCATGGCGCCGGGCCCGTGGGGCGGGGTTGGGGGCGGCTGGGGGCCGCGGGacgggggctgggggaggcagcTCCTGGCCGCTGGCCCGAGGCCTGGGGGATGCAGGGCTGACGTCAGGCCCGAGGCCGCCGGGGAAGTGGGGGGAAAGGCGGGGTTGCAGCACGGCCCGGAAGGGGTAAgcaaggggaggggggaggggcggCGGCACAACCAGGGTCTCCGGCAACGGAGACGTCGCCGAGTAAGAGCCGACTTCCCCAATCTTCCTCCCGCCCCCCGGAAACGGAGCGGGAAGTGCAAGAGGAAGCGCGGGGGAAACCCCTCCCTCGGACACAGCCCGGGCGGGACACCCGCGGCAGGAACTGGGGGGGGGGGTGTCCCTTCGAAAACAGACCTGGCGTCTGCCCCAGCCCGCACCGGCACCGCCCCCCAAGCACCTAATTTTAAAAGGGGAGGTGCCTCTTGAAATTCACCCCACAAGGCgcacaccctccacacacacccccagcTTCGACGGTGGCGGGTGGGGGGGAGCGACCAGAGGGGGAAGCTAGGCTGTTCGTGGGGTTGCCTAGGCAACCGTCACCCGGACCGAGAGCACCTCATTGGTGAAATGCCCCCACCCTAGCCCCGTTGCCAAGGCAACCGCATCCACGGCTGAGACCTGTAGGGTGGGTGACCCCACCCCCGGCCCCATCGCCCCCGCCCGACCCAGGCTCCCGCCCCTCCCCAGAACCGGCCCGGGTGGCTGTTTACAGGATTTGGGAAAAGCCGATTGGGAGCTAATAGGTTCTGGACAGCTCACCCCGGATAATCCCTGCTCCGGCTGCGCCCCATTAGCCGTCCGCCGCGGGTGGGGGTGACAACGGCGGGGAAGGCAGCCCCGAGCCGCTGCTCCCTCCAGCGCAGAGACCGCCCGCCCCGCCGCGCCCGCAGAAAGCCCGTGGGAGCCGCTCTCGAGTAATTACGGCTCCGCAACGAGGTCCCCGGCCCCGAGGCGCGGAGCTGCTCTCTCCCAGGCGCGGGCGGGAGGCCCCAGGCGGCCTGGCCCCGGCGCCCTGGACACCTGGGGGGCCCAGCCAGCGGGCTCGCGCCCGGGCCCCAGAGGCTTGGCTGGCTCCGCTCCGGGCGCCTGAGTCCTTCCCCACCCGCGGGACACCTGTGCGATCCGGCCGTACACACTGCACTCGGCCGACCCAGGCGTCCCCCACCCAGCTCCCACTTCCCCCAGGCACAGGGCGTTCCTATTCCCCACTGACATTTCCCCTCCTTGTAAGTTCAGCTTTCTACGCCAGTGCCAGGGGGTGACCCTCAAAATCGGGGTGTGGGGGGCGCAGGCAGAACTCCTTACTCCACCCAACCCCCAGGCCCGCACAAAGCCTCTTCCAGCTACTAGCAGCCCAGGCCTGGCGGCACCGCCGGAGGCCCAGGGCAGAAGGAAGCAGGGCTGGAGGAAGAAACTGGGGGCGGGGGCGACGCTCTCAGCCCTCGGTCCCCATCACCCCGCAGGGCCCTCAGCAGCCCCCAGATTCCAGGGATATAGCAGCCAGGGTCCCATAGAGAAATGGGGGTGCCACCGCCTCCGCAGGTCTGGCGGGGCCCAGGAGAGGTGACGGGAGGGTCCC
Above is a genomic segment from Macaca thibetana thibetana isolate TM-01 chromosome 3, ASM2454274v1, whole genome shotgun sequence containing:
- the GNB2 gene encoding guanine nucleotide-binding protein G(I)/G(S)/G(T) subunit beta-2; the protein is MSELEQLRQEAEQLRNQIRDARKACGDSTLTQITAGLDPVGRIQMRTRRTLRGHLAKIYAMHWGTDSRLLVSASQDGKLIIWDSYTTNKVHAIPLRSSWVMTCAYAPSGNFVACGGLDNICSIYSLKTREGNVRVSRELPGHTGYLSCCRFLDDNQIITSSGDTTCALWDIETGQQTVGFAGHSGDVMSLSLAPDGRTFVSGACDASIKLWDVRDSMCRQTFIGHESDINAVAFFPNGYAFTTGSDDATCRLFDLRADQELLMYSHDNIICGITSVAFSRSGRLLLAGYDDFNCNIWDAMKGDRAGVLAGHDNRVSCLGVTDDGMAVATGSWDSFLKIWN